In the Candidatus Margulisiibacteriota bacterium genome, TCAAATCATTGAGAACAAGCAAGTAGCTAAAGACATCTTTAAATGTAGGATTCAGACAAAGCATATTGCTAAAGCATGTTTGCCGGGTAACTTTATTAACATTTCCGTGGGAAGCAACTCGCAGTTTCTGTTAAAAAGACCGTTTGGCGTGCATAATGTGGAGGGCGATGAGTTAGTTATATTGTACAGAATACGTGGTAAAGGAACTGATGTGATGAGTTCTTTAGTATCAGGGGATAGCTTGGATTTACTTGGACCTTTAGGTAATTTTTTCGCTAATGTTCAGGATAAAAAGGTGCTTATTTTAGGTGGAGGCATGGGCATTGCTCCTTTATATTATTTAGAAAAGGAATTAAGCAAACACAATGATGTTCAGACAATGTATGCTGTAAAGACGAGGGAAGAATTAATAGATATTAACGTTTCTAGTCTTATTGTGCATGTAGACAAGGAGGAAGGCTGTTTTGCTTGTGATAAATTAGAAGATGTTTTAGTAAAAAACAAAATAGAGTCTTTGTATATTTGTGGTCCAGAGATATTAATGAAATTATCTTATCAGATAGCAAAAAAATATAGTATCCATACTGAAGTTTCGCTGGAAGCAAGAATGGCTTGTGGCTTTGGTGCTTGTGTTGGATGTGTGGTAGAAACAGTCAATGGTTTAAAGAAGGTATGTACCGATGGACCTGTGTTTAAGGCGGAGGAAATATGGGGATAGACACCCTTCCGTCCAACCTAGGCTGGCCACCTTCCCTTGAAAAGGTAAGGATTGAATTGAAGAAAAAGAGGTCTGGGTGATAGTGTCATCCTCGCGAATGCGGGGATCTAGTATTTGGATTGAGAATGGATTCCCGCCTGCGCGGGAATGACTAAAAAAAGCGGGAATGATAAGGAAGGATAAAAGGTTAAAGTGGTAAAGAGTTTAGAAGTTAATTTAGGTAAGTTAATATTACAGAATCCAATCACTACTGCGTCTGGTTGTTTTGGTTATGGTACAGATTTTTGTGATTTTTTAGATTTAGATAACCTAGGCGCGATAACCTTAAAAAGCATTACAAAAGCACCTAGGGCAGGCAATCCTACTCC is a window encoding:
- a CDS encoding dihydroorotate dehydrogenase electron transfer subunit → QIIENKQVAKDIFKCRIQTKHIAKACLPGNFINISVGSNSQFLLKRPFGVHNVEGDELVILYRIRGKGTDVMSSLVSGDSLDLLGPLGNFFANVQDKKVLILGGGMGIAPLYYLEKELSKHNDVQTMYAVKTREELIDINVSSLIVHVDKEEGCFACDKLEDVLVKNKIESLYICGPEILMKLSYQIAKKYSIHTEVSLEARMACGFGACVGCVVETVNGLKKVCTDGPVFKAEEIWG